In the genome of Acidobacteriota bacterium, one region contains:
- a CDS encoding serine hydroxymethyltransferase has product MTQIYRTRPLSEVDPEVAQAIDHEVRRQAGTLELIASENFVSEAVLQALGSVLTNKYAEGLPGKRYYGGCEFVDVAETLAIERAKKLFNADHVNVQPHSGAQANQAVYMTVLKPGDTLLGMNLAHGGHLTHGHPLNFSGKMYNIVPYGVKKDTETIDYDELEQLAMEHKPKLIVAGASAYPRIIDFARFGEIAKKSGALLMVDMAHIAGLIAAGLHPSPFPHADFVTTTTHKTLRGPRGGATFCKAEFAKALDKTVFPGIQGGPLMHVIAAKAVCFLEALQPAFIEYQKQIVHNARVLCETIASRGFRIVSGGTDNHLMLVDVFSKNVTGKQAEKALERAGITVNKNAIPFDPNPPMVASGIRVGTPAVTTRGMKDAEMRKIGGWIADVLGDLENETLLAQVREEVNALTREFPLYESRRAAMAGQV; this is encoded by the coding sequence ATGACCCAGATTTACCGCACCCGTCCCCTCAGCGAAGTTGATCCGGAGGTAGCGCAGGCCATTGACCACGAGGTTCGGCGGCAGGCAGGAACTCTTGAGCTGATTGCATCAGAGAATTTTGTGAGCGAGGCGGTGCTCCAGGCGCTCGGTTCCGTGCTGACCAACAAGTACGCTGAGGGGTTGCCGGGCAAGCGTTACTACGGCGGCTGTGAGTTTGTGGACGTGGCCGAGACGCTGGCCATTGAGCGGGCAAAGAAGCTGTTTAATGCTGACCACGTGAACGTCCAGCCGCACTCAGGGGCACAGGCCAACCAGGCGGTTTACATGACGGTGCTCAAACCGGGAGATACGCTGCTGGGCATGAACCTGGCGCACGGCGGCCATTTGACGCACGGCCACCCGCTGAACTTCTCCGGCAAGATGTACAACATTGTCCCTTACGGTGTGAAGAAAGACACGGAGACCATCGACTACGACGAGCTTGAACAGCTGGCAATGGAGCACAAGCCGAAATTGATTGTGGCCGGCGCCAGCGCTTATCCACGCATTATCGATTTCGCGCGCTTCGGAGAAATTGCCAAAAAATCCGGCGCGCTGTTGATGGTGGACATGGCCCACATTGCCGGGCTCATTGCGGCAGGCCTGCATCCCAGCCCCTTCCCGCACGCTGACTTTGTCACCACCACCACCCACAAAACGCTGCGCGGGCCGCGGGGCGGGGCCACCTTCTGCAAGGCCGAGTTCGCCAAAGCGCTCGACAAGACCGTCTTCCCCGGCATCCAGGGAGGCCCGCTGATGCACGTGATCGCCGCCAAGGCCGTCTGCTTCCTGGAAGCGCTGCAGCCCGCCTTCATCGAGTATCAGAAGCAGATTGTCCATAACGCCCGCGTGCTGTGCGAAACCATTGCTTCCAGAGGATTTCGCATTGTCTCCGGCGGCACGGACAATCACCTCATGCTCGTGGACGTTTTCTCGAAGAACGTCACCGGCAAGCAGGCGGAAAAGGCGCTTGAGCGCGCCGGGATCACCGTCAACAAGAACGCCATCCCCTTCGACCCCAACCCGCCCATGGTGGCCAGCGGCATCCGCGTTGGAACGCCCGCTGTCACCACGCGCGGCATGAAGGACGCGGAGATGCGAAAAATCGGCGGCTGGATTGCCGATGTCCTGGGCGACCTGGAAAATGAGACTCTCCTGGCGCAGGTCCGCGAAGAAGTAAACGCGCTCACCCGAGAGTTTCCTCTCTATGAAAGCCGCCGGGCCGCAATGGCCGGCCAGGTGTAA
- the hpnC gene encoding squalene synthase HpnC — protein sequence MARHHYENFPVASLLVPRGKRDALAAIYAFARSADDFADEPGVEGRLESLADWRGKLYACLEGEVEHPTFLALGDTIHKHHLSVSNLDNLLRAFEMDVTVNRHQNFESLLNYSKYSANPVGRLMLELFGHRDPELFAFSDNICTALQLTNFWQDVRIDLERDRVYLPLEDLARYGLSVDTLKRRKLESSVQADSGMEQRWRGLMALEAKRTWQLFNNGKPLPERVVPQLRRQLRLTWLTGTSILARIEAVDYDVFHRRPRLRPFDFVRLYFKARRPLMPEVAGANADAAADSGSQGQ from the coding sequence CTGGCGCGCCACCACTATGAGAATTTTCCGGTCGCCTCGCTGCTGGTTCCCAGGGGCAAGAGAGACGCGCTGGCAGCCATCTATGCCTTTGCGCGCTCGGCCGACGACTTTGCCGACGAACCCGGCGTAGAAGGGAGACTTGAATCCCTTGCTGACTGGCGCGGCAAACTGTACGCCTGCCTTGAGGGCGAAGTTGAACATCCGACATTTCTGGCGCTTGGCGATACAATCCATAAACACCATTTGAGCGTGAGCAATCTTGACAACCTGCTTCGCGCGTTCGAAATGGACGTTACCGTCAACCGCCATCAGAACTTTGAGTCGCTTCTGAATTACAGCAAATATTCGGCAAATCCTGTGGGACGCCTGATGCTGGAGTTGTTCGGCCACCGTGACCCGGAACTTTTTGCCTTCTCGGACAATATCTGCACCGCGCTTCAACTGACGAATTTCTGGCAGGATGTGCGAATCGATCTCGAACGAGACCGCGTCTACCTGCCGCTCGAGGACCTGGCCCGCTATGGCCTTTCCGTGGACACCCTCAAACGACGGAAGCTTGAAAGCAGCGTACAGGCGGATTCCGGAATGGAGCAACGATGGCGTGGCCTCATGGCGCTTGAAGCCAAACGGACCTGGCAACTGTTCAATAACGGCAAGCCGCTGCCCGAGCGCGTTGTTCCGCAGCTTCGACGCCAGCTTCGTCTGACGTGGCTGACGGGGACATCGATCCTGGCGAGAATTGAGGCCGTTGATTACGATGTGTTTCACCGCCGGCCCAGGCTGCGGCCCTTTGATTTTGTCCGCCTTTATTTTAAGGCCCGGCGGCCCCTCATGCCTGAAGTTGCGGGAGCCAATGCAGACGCCGCAGCCGACTCGGGGAGCCAGGGACAGTGA
- a CDS encoding FtsQ-type POTRA domain-containing protein, producing MFGMDGGEAGGETETSSETPYMRRSRAVAVRQTRIPRGIRRIAWWSGVVLFVLMPMGLGGYLLGAYLLNSPRLQVASPADVVVNGNHYVSREEVLAALGVQAAAPGSGANIFRTSLDQREKQVESIPWVHAATVMRSYPHSLVVYVGERVPVAFVDVGGQVKMVDQQGVLLDPPDRGHFDFPVVKGLDFQGDPADRAARLDLYQEFMHETSGKIASFGWVVSEVDLSDASNLKALLVQNGQTLLVYFGNTSFLDRFDNLMTVLPQLRKTNSSIDSVDLRFRNQVVVNPAGQGSAGSQSNVAGTSGNSKGT from the coding sequence ATGTTTGGGATGGATGGCGGCGAGGCGGGCGGCGAGACTGAAACTTCCTCCGAAACACCTTATATGCGGCGCTCCCGCGCCGTGGCGGTGAGGCAAACCAGGATTCCTCGGGGCATCCGCCGGATTGCATGGTGGTCGGGGGTCGTCCTCTTTGTGCTGATGCCGATGGGGCTTGGTGGATACTTGCTCGGCGCGTATCTTCTGAATTCGCCGCGCTTGCAGGTGGCGTCGCCCGCCGATGTAGTGGTTAATGGCAACCATTACGTTTCGAGGGAAGAGGTCCTGGCGGCCCTGGGCGTCCAGGCTGCTGCCCCTGGCAGCGGGGCCAATATTTTCAGGACTTCGCTGGACCAGAGGGAGAAGCAAGTGGAATCGATCCCCTGGGTGCACGCTGCGACGGTGATGCGTTCTTATCCTCACAGTCTGGTAGTCTATGTTGGGGAGCGTGTCCCGGTGGCGTTTGTCGATGTGGGGGGCCAGGTCAAGATGGTTGACCAGCAGGGGGTCCTACTGGATCCGCCAGATAGGGGCCACTTTGACTTTCCCGTTGTGAAGGGGCTGGACTTCCAGGGAGATCCCGCCGACCGAGCCGCGCGATTGGACCTTTACCAGGAATTTATGCACGAAACTTCCGGAAAGATAGCGAGCTTCGGATGGGTTGTGTCTGAAGTAGATTTGAGCGATGCAAGTAACCTCAAGGCGCTTCTTGTTCAAAATGGCCAGACACTTCTTGTGTATTTCGGAAACACCAGCTTTCTGGACCGCTTTGATAATTTGATGACGGTGCTCCCCCAGCTTCGCAAGACGAATTCAAGCATTGATTCTGTTGATCTACGTTTCCGAAACCAGGTAGTTGTGAACCCGGCGGGACAGGGTTCCGCGGGCAGCCAGTCCAACGTGGCCGGTACTTCCGGTAATTCAAAAGGGACCTAA
- a CDS encoding UDP-N-acetylmuramate--L-alanine ligase — MLGKVRKIHFVGIGGIGMSGLAEVLLNLGFSVSGSDIKQTPVTDRLSQLGARIACRHSAENIGDAEVVVVSSAVPVMNPEIIEAAHRKIPVIPRAEMLAELMRLKFCVAVAGSHGKTTVTSMVAVMLSDNGLDPTAVIGGRLDVFGSSARLGKSELMVVEADESDRSFLYLMPTLAVVTNIDREHLDHYGDLGEIQESFVSFMNKVPFYGAVIACVDPPWRASMQAVLPRLRRRVVTYGIQSGADVTARDLELRAGGSSFEVAMDGKSIGSFKVNIPGRHNVQNALAAIAVGRELDLEPAQIQTGLKFFHGADRRFQVKAEVNGITIVDDYGHHPTEISATLEAARLRGARRIRVVFQPHRYSRTKFLMDEFARCFDGCDRVYLLDIYPASEAPIPGITSQRLVERMSELGFTRARYFASESAVTAEILADLHPGDLVLTIGAGPVWKIAETLAKAVNESVEHSGTVKN, encoded by the coding sequence ATGCTTGGAAAGGTTCGAAAAATCCATTTTGTTGGCATTGGCGGCATTGGAATGAGCGGGCTTGCCGAAGTGCTGCTTAACCTGGGTTTTAGTGTATCCGGTTCAGATATTAAGCAGACTCCGGTAACGGACCGTCTGAGCCAGCTCGGTGCGCGAATTGCATGTCGGCATTCGGCGGAGAATATTGGCGACGCTGAGGTTGTAGTAGTTTCCTCAGCCGTGCCGGTGATGAACCCGGAAATTATCGAGGCGGCACACCGCAAGATTCCTGTGATTCCCCGCGCTGAAATGCTGGCAGAATTAATGCGCCTGAAATTTTGTGTGGCGGTTGCCGGCTCACATGGAAAGACGACCGTGACTTCCATGGTGGCTGTGATGCTGTCAGACAACGGTCTGGATCCCACGGCCGTCATTGGCGGGCGGCTGGATGTTTTTGGTTCGAGCGCAAGGTTGGGGAAAAGCGAGTTGATGGTGGTGGAAGCTGATGAAAGTGATCGCTCCTTCCTCTATCTGATGCCGACCCTTGCCGTAGTTACCAATATCGATCGTGAGCACCTGGACCACTACGGCGATCTGGGAGAAATTCAGGAGTCGTTTGTTTCTTTCATGAACAAGGTTCCATTCTACGGAGCAGTTATCGCGTGTGTGGATCCCCCCTGGCGCGCTTCGATGCAGGCGGTGCTGCCTCGCTTGCGAAGGCGGGTGGTGACTTATGGCATCCAGTCCGGAGCTGATGTGACGGCTCGCGATCTGGAATTGAGGGCGGGTGGGTCAAGTTTCGAGGTGGCGATGGATGGGAAGTCGATAGGGTCTTTCAAGGTAAATATTCCTGGCCGCCACAATGTGCAGAATGCGCTCGCAGCCATTGCGGTGGGACGTGAGCTTGATCTTGAACCGGCACAGATCCAGACAGGGCTGAAATTCTTTCACGGGGCCGACCGGCGCTTCCAGGTTAAGGCTGAAGTTAATGGAATTACGATTGTTGACGACTACGGACATCATCCGACGGAAATTAGTGCCACGCTTGAAGCGGCTCGGTTGCGTGGGGCACGCCGGATCCGGGTGGTCTTCCAGCCTCATCGGTATTCTCGAACGAAATTTCTGATGGATGAATTTGCCCGATGCTTCGATGGGTGCGATCGTGTCTACCTCCTGGATATTTATCCTGCGAGCGAGGCGCCGATTCCTGGCATCACTTCGCAACGCCTGGTGGAAAGAATGTCTGAGCTTGGCTTTACGCGCGCCCGCTACTTCGCATCGGAATCCGCTGTGACCGCTGAGATCCTTGCAGACCTCCACCCAGGCGACCTCGTGTTGACGATCGGCGCTGGCCCCGTATGGAAGATTGCGGAAACTCTGGCGAAGGCGGTGAATGAGAGTGTCGAGCATTCCGGCACCGTGAAAAACTAA
- the ftsZ gene encoding cell division protein FtsZ, with product MPENGHAEELRVDFSDNMRRGAKIKVLGVGGGGGNAVNRMIAASVEGVEFMVANTDLQALEMSKAPLKIQLGAKLTKGLGAGANPDVGRAAALEDTDKIVEALDGADMVFVTAGLGGGTGTGGAPIVASLARELGALTVGVVTKPFAFEGRRRMTQAEYGLSELSQAVDTVICIPNERLMEFVDKGTSFFEAFRIADDILRQGVQGISDIITITGIINRDFADIKTIMEGMGYAVMGTAIGRGDNRAVDATNKAIASPLLEDASINGAQGILLNITGSSMLTLHEVHEASTIVHQAAAENANIIFGAVLDETMEDAVKVTVIATGIKSEKMGIKPISGMSPALRTAQESVKLRREKLTAGPDVQPVEKPRPEISEDDLDVPAFMRRPLKPER from the coding sequence ATGCCAGAGAATGGACATGCCGAAGAATTGCGGGTTGATTTTTCCGACAACATGCGGCGCGGCGCCAAAATCAAGGTGCTGGGCGTGGGCGGCGGCGGAGGAAATGCTGTCAACCGCATGATTGCTGCGAGCGTCGAGGGTGTCGAGTTCATGGTAGCAAACACCGACCTCCAGGCCCTCGAAATGTCGAAAGCACCTCTCAAGATCCAGTTGGGTGCAAAGTTGACAAAGGGGCTTGGTGCGGGCGCCAATCCTGATGTTGGCCGGGCTGCGGCGCTCGAAGACACTGACAAGATCGTCGAAGCTCTCGATGGAGCAGATATGGTGTTTGTGACGGCTGGCCTCGGAGGAGGCACCGGCACGGGCGGCGCTCCCATTGTGGCAAGCCTGGCGCGGGAACTTGGCGCGCTGACGGTTGGTGTGGTTACGAAGCCCTTTGCTTTTGAGGGCCGCCGCAGAATGACCCAGGCTGAGTACGGGCTGTCTGAACTGAGCCAGGCAGTGGACACAGTCATCTGCATTCCGAATGAGCGGCTGATGGAATTTGTGGATAAGGGAACGAGTTTCTTTGAGGCATTCCGCATTGCCGATGACATCCTTCGCCAGGGCGTCCAGGGTATTTCAGATATCATCACCATCACCGGCATCATCAACCGTGACTTTGCCGACATCAAGACGATCATGGAGGGCATGGGATATGCGGTGATGGGCACGGCAATCGGGCGCGGTGACAATCGCGCCGTCGATGCTACCAACAAGGCGATCGCAAGCCCTTTGCTGGAGGATGCCTCGATCAACGGCGCCCAGGGCATTCTGCTGAACATTACGGGATCAAGCATGTTGACGCTGCATGAGGTGCATGAGGCTTCCACTATCGTCCACCAGGCTGCCGCGGAAAATGCGAACATCATCTTCGGGGCGGTGCTTGATGAAACCATGGAGGACGCCGTGAAGGTAACGGTGATTGCGACCGGTATCAAATCAGAGAAGATGGGTATCAAGCCAATCTCAGGGATGTCACCCGCTCTGCGAACTGCGCAGGAGAGCGTGAAATTGCGCCGGGAGAAGCTTACGGCCGGCCCGGATGTACAGCCCGTGGAAAAACCGCGCCCGGAGATTTCAGAAGATGATCTGGATGTTCCGGCCTTCATGCGCCGTCCACTGAAACCCGAGAGATAA
- a CDS encoding HAMP domain-containing protein, translated as MASIASNPSFSRGLRARIVLLTMAGTLSAIAIFGWLSWSAVQALGKQVLKERMQLAISVAASVDLAVNSELALLERISPASGAAGPRVEQAALREAYVRSRFLTRDFVLGLDGRIVQAEPSFSSDTGAPSGLPAFREAVERGRPEISALSDGTGATRRLFLFVPLRDAQNRVAGIIGGEIDPQAPAFRGLLNFVPLGERETVDLVDQRGVIIASTAEERLYTRSDHRDFLAKLIKARQPAAGTCHGCHQSGPTKQRVDEVMAFAPLLSRASWGTNIRQPRVQAFSTVVALRRRILIWGPALALLSLAFALGAASSITAPLSKLVGTARHIAAGELEIPVPDLGSDEVGQLGRALERMRTALRQSQQDVARGRDQLELRIQERTAEIEKLYDELKQRDQLRAMLLKKVIRAQEEERRRIARELHDETSQVIGALALELDTAVATLPEGVSRERLLEARAIAVRTLDGIHRLSFDLRPSVLDDLGLFRAIKWYAERDLKKRGIAVRCETDEEDTRLSPEIETALFRAVQEAITNIVKHSGADAVLIQCATTPGAVTIEIEDDGRGFDQGSISDTAATGRGLGLAGIQERMEILGGKALIDSAPGRGTRVVLTVPRGERNA; from the coding sequence ATGGCATCAATCGCTTCCAACCCGAGTTTTAGCCGTGGGCTGCGCGCCAGGATCGTCCTGCTGACCATGGCGGGGACGCTGAGCGCGATTGCGATTTTTGGCTGGCTGAGCTGGTCAGCGGTCCAGGCGCTGGGGAAGCAGGTCCTCAAAGAACGAATGCAATTGGCCATCAGCGTGGCTGCCAGTGTTGACCTGGCGGTAAATTCGGAGCTCGCCTTGCTTGAAAGGATCTCGCCCGCGTCGGGCGCAGCCGGGCCGCGCGTCGAACAGGCGGCGCTTCGCGAAGCTTACGTCCGGTCCCGCTTTCTTACGAGGGATTTTGTTCTCGGTCTCGATGGCAGGATTGTTCAGGCTGAGCCATCCTTCAGCAGCGATACGGGCGCGCCGTCCGGGCTTCCTGCGTTCCGCGAGGCTGTCGAAAGAGGCAGGCCGGAAATTTCGGCGCTCTCAGACGGGACTGGCGCCACTCGCCGGCTGTTTCTCTTTGTTCCCTTGCGAGATGCCCAGAACCGGGTGGCAGGCATCATCGGCGGCGAGATTGATCCGCAAGCGCCGGCCTTTCGCGGGCTGCTGAATTTTGTGCCCCTGGGGGAGCGGGAAACGGTAGACCTGGTTGACCAGCGCGGCGTCATCATCGCCAGTACGGCGGAGGAGCGACTTTACACCAGAAGTGACCATCGGGACTTCCTCGCAAAGCTCATTAAAGCCCGGCAGCCGGCGGCAGGCACTTGCCATGGATGCCATCAGAGCGGCCCCACGAAGCAACGCGTGGACGAGGTGATGGCTTTTGCGCCGCTGCTTTCGCGTGCATCATGGGGAACCAACATCCGGCAGCCCAGGGTTCAGGCATTCTCGACGGTGGTTGCGCTTCGCCGGAGGATTCTGATCTGGGGTCCGGCTCTCGCGCTTCTCTCGCTGGCATTCGCCCTGGGAGCGGCATCAAGCATTACGGCGCCGCTTTCGAAGCTGGTGGGGACCGCCAGACATATTGCCGCGGGTGAACTCGAGATTCCTGTCCCGGACCTGGGCAGCGACGAGGTAGGCCAGCTTGGCCGAGCGCTTGAGAGGATGAGGACTGCTCTGCGGCAATCGCAGCAGGACGTGGCCCGCGGGCGTGACCAGCTTGAGCTGCGTATCCAGGAACGGACGGCTGAAATCGAAAAGCTCTATGATGAGCTGAAACAACGCGACCAGCTCCGCGCCATGCTGCTGAAGAAGGTGATCCGGGCGCAGGAAGAAGAGAGGAGGAGGATCGCGCGTGAATTGCACGATGAGACGAGCCAGGTGATCGGAGCGTTGGCCCTGGAGCTTGACACTGCCGTTGCCACGCTGCCCGAGGGGGTCTCGCGCGAACGCCTGCTGGAAGCACGCGCCATCGCCGTCCGAACGCTCGATGGCATCCACCGGTTGAGCTTTGATCTGCGCCCTTCCGTCCTTGATGACCTCGGCCTGTTTCGCGCTATCAAATGGTACGCAGAGAGGGACCTTAAAAAGAGGGGCATTGCCGTCCGCTGCGAAACCGACGAAGAAGACACGCGACTATCGCCGGAAATTGAGACGGCGCTGTTTCGGGCAGTGCAGGAGGCCATTACCAACATCGTAAAACACTCCGGCGCCGACGCGGTCCTCATTCAATGCGCCACCACTCCCGGCGCTGTTACCATTGAAATTGAAGACGACGGCCGTGGCTTCGATCAGGGCAGCATTTCTGACACGGCTGCCACGGGCCGCGGCCTTGGCCTCGCCGGCATCCAGGAGCGAATGGAGATTCTTGGAGGGAAAGCGCTGATCGATTCAGCTCCCGGCCGGGGCACACGAGTGGTCCTGACTGTACCGCGCGGAGAGCGAAATGCCTAA
- a CDS encoding response regulator transcription factor, with protein sequence MPKVRVLIADDHALVRDGIKALLSLTPDIEVIGEATEGRQAIDRCRELKPDVVLMDIAMPGLGGLEATIELKRVSPKTRVLVLTQYDDPEYVRRFLKIGVAGYVLKRMLGSDLASAIRSAAQGGLVLDPNVAMEAVQGAPGQAGADTEDPYETLTDREKQVLRLVALGSSNKEVADSLRISVKTAMTHREHVMEKLNLRNRTDLIKFAIKKGVIQMEG encoded by the coding sequence ATGCCTAAGGTCCGTGTCCTCATCGCCGACGATCATGCGTTAGTGCGCGACGGCATCAAAGCCCTGCTCAGCCTGACTCCGGACATCGAGGTCATTGGCGAGGCTACCGAGGGGCGCCAGGCCATTGACCGTTGCCGTGAGCTCAAGCCCGACGTCGTGTTGATGGACATCGCAATGCCGGGCCTCGGCGGGCTCGAGGCCACGATCGAACTCAAGCGTGTGTCGCCAAAAACGCGAGTGCTGGTCCTCACGCAGTACGACGATCCGGAATATGTCCGGAGGTTCCTGAAGATTGGCGTGGCGGGCTACGTGCTCAAACGGATGCTGGGTTCCGACCTCGCTTCTGCCATCCGCTCCGCCGCCCAGGGCGGCCTCGTGCTCGATCCTAATGTTGCCATGGAGGCGGTGCAGGGTGCGCCCGGACAGGCCGGGGCCGATACGGAAGACCCCTACGAAACATTAACCGACCGCGAAAAGCAGGTCCTGCGGCTGGTAGCACTCGGGTCGAGCAACAAAGAAGTGGCTGACTCGCTCAGAATCAGCGTCAAGACCGCCATGACCCATCGCGAGCACGTGATGGAGAAGCTCAACCTGCGAAACCGGACCGATCTCATCAAATTCGCCATCAAAAAGGGTGTCATCCAGATGGAGGGCTGA
- the ftsA gene encoding cell division protein FtsA, producing the protein MQKGPKRRLVHKEQALIGLDLGNSKTCALVCYPTDTGKLEVTGLGIAESKGWHKGLIVNLDAAVLSIKKAVEAAESAAGIPVGVAYVGVGGSHIRGVNSRGGVTVANRGHGVGREDIRQVIRAAQSIAIPTDRELLHVLPQEFLLDSQDGIRDPLGMVGTHLEANVHVVTASTLAWQNVVTAVNRAGIEVPDSGTVFEPLACAETCLTADDRELGVVLVDLGAGSSDLIIYHHGSVRLTASIPVGGEHFTNDIAVGLRTPVPEAEKIKRLWGRQTSGMGESAAVEVPGVGERPARIVNYARLREIIEPRAIELLELIKAEIDQVDGENQLGAGVVMTGGGAKLGRFVALAERVLEMPVRVGHPLNMESSEEVLPDPSYSTVVGLVTYGKRMRLLQDRQNKGLMGKLWGVLRGPGN; encoded by the coding sequence ATTCAAAAGGGACCTAAAAGACGCTTGGTGCACAAAGAACAGGCATTGATTGGTTTAGATCTGGGAAACAGCAAGACTTGTGCTTTGGTTTGTTACCCCACTGACACCGGAAAACTTGAGGTTACCGGCCTGGGGATAGCGGAGTCCAAAGGTTGGCACAAAGGCCTGATCGTTAATCTGGACGCGGCTGTTCTATCGATCAAAAAAGCTGTGGAGGCTGCGGAGTCGGCAGCTGGAATTCCGGTCGGCGTAGCTTACGTGGGCGTCGGCGGGTCGCATATCCGGGGTGTTAACTCGCGAGGTGGAGTCACTGTTGCCAACCGCGGGCATGGCGTTGGGCGGGAAGATATCCGTCAGGTGATTCGTGCGGCCCAGAGTATTGCCATCCCCACAGACCGCGAGTTGTTGCACGTTTTGCCACAGGAGTTTCTGCTCGATTCGCAGGATGGCATCCGTGATCCACTGGGAATGGTGGGAACACATTTGGAGGCTAACGTCCATGTGGTGACGGCTTCTACGCTGGCCTGGCAAAACGTGGTGACGGCCGTGAACCGGGCGGGTATCGAAGTTCCTGACAGTGGCACGGTTTTTGAGCCGCTTGCCTGCGCTGAAACGTGCTTGACCGCTGACGATCGCGAGCTGGGAGTTGTGCTGGTTGACCTGGGCGCGGGTTCTTCGGACCTGATTATCTACCATCACGGCAGTGTCCGGCTGACGGCCTCGATTCCCGTTGGCGGCGAGCATTTCACCAACGATATCGCCGTGGGACTTCGGACACCTGTGCCTGAGGCAGAAAAGATTAAAAGGCTCTGGGGCAGGCAGACCTCGGGGATGGGAGAGTCCGCGGCCGTGGAAGTTCCGGGAGTGGGCGAGCGTCCGGCCCGGATTGTGAATTACGCACGCCTGCGTGAAATCATCGAGCCGCGCGCTATCGAGCTGCTGGAGTTGATCAAAGCAGAGATTGACCAGGTAGACGGTGAGAATCAGCTTGGCGCAGGCGTTGTCATGACCGGTGGTGGAGCAAAGCTGGGCAGGTTTGTCGCGCTTGCTGAGCGCGTCCTCGAGATGCCGGTCCGTGTGGGTCATCCATTGAATATGGAGAGTTCGGAGGAAGTGTTGCCTGACCCGTCCTATTCCACGGTCGTAGGGCTTGTCACCTACGGCAAGCGGATGCGGCTGCTGCAGGACCGCCAAAACAAAGGTTTGATGGGAAAACTTTGGGGAGTTTTGCGGGGCCCGGGGAATTGA
- a CDS encoding FAD-dependent oxidoreductase: MPDDVLIIGGGLAGLAAGVALAEGGCRVRLLEQKPYLGGRARSFRDTATGSVIDNGQHLFMGCYHSTLKFLEAIGTSQTVTFDPQLRVRFLDVDGKLSELRCPSFPAPWHLLAGVCLSDSFTFGEKMDVLRMGRALRAANKAGPSLEQLTVEEWLSELGQRESLRRNFWDLLCIAAMNEDPQITSASLFRRVLRLALFNSPLDSRLGVPRAGLSDCYTDAAARAIADRGGSVELQRDVRALLVSNGECHGVKLADGTAIEARTVLSAVPWHVLPMLLPGEAVNSEPIFSRILGLHPAPIISVYLWFDRPVTDLEFVGLRGTTIQWLFNKGKILGTGENYISLVLSGAHEHVARSKEDLLDTAVQELRSLLPGMGGARLTHSLVIKERFATFSPCVGVDSLRPPAVTPVRGLYLAGDWTDTGLPATIEGAVQSGYFAAEAILHSN; the protein is encoded by the coding sequence ATGCCTGACGATGTTCTGATCATTGGCGGCGGCCTTGCGGGCCTGGCGGCCGGGGTCGCGCTGGCTGAGGGTGGCTGCCGCGTGCGGCTGCTCGAGCAGAAGCCGTATCTCGGCGGGCGGGCGCGATCCTTCCGCGACACGGCCACGGGCTCTGTTATTGATAACGGCCAGCACCTCTTCATGGGCTGCTACCATTCCACGCTGAAGTTTCTTGAGGCCATCGGCACGTCTCAAACGGTCACCTTTGATCCGCAGCTCCGCGTCCGTTTTCTGGATGTGGATGGGAAGCTCTCAGAGCTCCGCTGCCCTTCGTTTCCCGCCCCGTGGCATCTGCTCGCCGGTGTTTGCCTGTCCGACAGTTTCACTTTCGGCGAGAAGATGGATGTTTTGCGGATGGGCAGGGCGTTGCGCGCCGCCAATAAGGCCGGCCCCTCACTCGAGCAACTTACGGTTGAAGAATGGCTTTCGGAGCTTGGCCAGCGGGAAAGTTTGCGCCGCAACTTCTGGGACCTGCTTTGCATTGCCGCCATGAATGAAGACCCGCAAATCACCTCAGCCTCTCTTTTCCGCCGGGTCCTGCGGCTGGCGCTGTTCAATTCGCCGCTCGATTCGCGCCTTGGGGTCCCGCGCGCGGGCCTGAGCGACTGCTATACCGATGCAGCAGCGCGAGCGATTGCCGATCGCGGAGGCAGTGTTGAGCTGCAACGCGATGTGCGGGCGCTGCTGGTTTCGAATGGTGAATGCCATGGCGTCAAACTTGCCGACGGCACCGCCATCGAGGCGCGAACCGTACTGAGCGCGGTACCGTGGCACGTTCTCCCGATGCTGCTTCCGGGTGAAGCTGTGAATTCCGAACCCATCTTTTCGCGCATTCTCGGTTTGCACCCTGCTCCCATCATATCGGTCTATCTCTGGTTTGATCGCCCTGTAACCGATCTTGAATTTGTGGGCCTGCGCGGCACAACCATCCAGTGGCTCTTCAACAAGGGCAAGATCCTGGGCACAGGCGAGAATTACATTTCGCTGGTGCTTAGCGGCGCCCATGAGCATGTTGCGCGTTCGAAAGAAGACCTGCTGGACACTGCGGTGCAGGAACTCCGGAGCCTATTGCCCGGCATGGGCGGCGCCAGGCTGACGCATTCGCTGGTGATCAAGGAGCGCTTTGCTACCTTCTCGCCCTGCGTCGGAGTGGACTCGCTGAGGCCTCCAGCAGTGACTCCGGTTCGCGGCCTTTATCTTGCTGGAGATTGGACAGACACCGGCCTGCCTGCAACCATCGAAGGAGCCGTCCAAAGCGGCTATTTCGCTGCAGAAGCCATCCTGCATTCCAACTGA